In Phlebotomus papatasi isolate M1 chromosome 1, Ppap_2.1, whole genome shotgun sequence, the following proteins share a genomic window:
- the LOC129801533 gene encoding ATP-binding cassette sub-family G member 1-like, which produces MNSSYIPQDLTLLGKLTVHETLEYAARLKLPPSVTKSTRLEMVAHIVQLLGLEKCLNNYVEKLSGGEKKRVSIGEELITNPPIMIFDEPTSGLDSVSTVQVVTHLKDLAHSGRTVICVIHQPSSYVLQLFDDVYLLSEGQCIYNGPVGDIVSTFEEAGFPCPQYYNRADFILEVASKQRNGNLDMLISKARERPTSVSENGLGQQDEKFRNKVLT; this is translated from the exons ATGAACTCATCCTATATTCCTCAAGACTTAACTCTCTTGGGCAAATTGACAGTTCACGAAACTTTAGAATATGCAGCCCGATTGAAATTACCGCCTAGTGTCACAAAATCTACCAGATTAGAAATG GTTGCACATATAGTGCAACTACTTGGTTTAGAAAAGTGTCTAAACAACTACGTTGAAAAACTATCAGGAGGTGAGAAGAAACGTGTATCAATTGGTGAAGAACTTATAACAAATCCTCCAATTATGATTTTCGACGAGCCTACCAGCGGCCTAGACAGTGTCTCAACTGTTCAAGTTGTTACTCACTTAAAGGATTTGGCGCATTCAGGACGAACAGTGATATGTGTTATTCATCAGCCGTCTTCGTACGTGTTGCAACTCTTTGATGACGTTTACTTACTATCCGAGGGCCAGTGTATATACAACGGACCTGTTGGGGATATCGTTTCCACATTCGAAGAAGCTGGATTCCCTTGTCCTCAGTACTACAATCGTGCTGATTTTATACTCGAGGTTGCTAGTAAGCAACGAAATGGCAATTTAGACATGTTAATCTCTAAAGCTAGAGAAAGACCTACTTCAGTTTCTGAAAATGGATTAGGTCAGCAAGATGAGAAATTTAGGAATAAAGTTCTAACTTAA